The Methanolacinia petrolearia DSM 11571 genome has a segment encoding these proteins:
- a CDS encoding HEAT repeat domain-containing protein yields MQNPTDHPSEKISPDEDTKKKRQENIRKLISYLRSSDLTFRWKAAEILGDMRAKEAVEPLIEALSDEYVDVSWIAAKSLGKIGDKRATLPLIRCLESEEQWLRKGAAIGLGMLGDKRAVKPLIKLLDDEKTKVRIEAVKALKEIKDDRATGPVIEKLKDPQKKVRSEAADALAVLDGEEAVQALKDHLSDPEIKDKISEAIEILEKKNNNKK; encoded by the coding sequence ATGCAGAATCCCACAGACCATCCTTCAGAAAAAATCTCTCCTGATGAAGATACCAAAAAGAAAAGGCAGGAAAATATCCGGAAGCTCATAAGCTACCTGAGGAGCAGCGATCTCACCTTCAGGTGGAAAGCCGCGGAGATACTTGGGGATATGCGTGCAAAGGAGGCGGTCGAACCGTTGATAGAGGCCCTTTCCGATGAATATGTCGACGTAAGCTGGATCGCGGCCAAATCACTCGGTAAGATCGGGGATAAAAGGGCGACTCTGCCATTGATAAGATGCCTCGAAAGCGAAGAGCAATGGCTGAGAAAAGGTGCAGCAATCGGTCTGGGAATGCTCGGGGACAAAAGAGCGGTCAAACCTCTCATAAAACTACTCGACGATGAAAAGACCAAAGTCAGGATAGAGGCCGTGAAAGCTCTTAAGGAAATAAAAGACGACAGGGCAACAGGCCCTGTAATTGAAAAACTAAAAGATCCGCAAAAAAAAGTCAGGTCGGAGGCTGCCGACGCACTCGCCGTACTCGACGGTGAAGAGGCTGTCCAGGCCTTAAAAGATCATCTTTCGGATCCTGAGATCAAAGACAAAATATCAGAGGCAATTGAAATCCTCGAAAAGAAGAACAACAACAAAAAATAA
- the rpoA2 gene encoding DNA-directed RNA polymerase subunit A'': MDAKFEKKIDAADLPVKTKNDLIKFLSENDFSENQFNEIMNRIFEEYGKTRIEPCEAVGIIAAQSIGEPGTQMTMRTFHYAGVAEINVTLGLPRLIEIMDARKSPSTPTMTIFLEEGYSDNRDRAREVSWQIEAAHLHEFGDIKTDMVEMVVEVVLNKDVCKKRKISVEEIMDRAPKKIRDRAHYRDFDSEADPEHLKITFLPKDPESYQNLFTLAEYVRNVIVQGIDDIERVVVRKENGEYILYTEGSNLKGVFEVDGVDTTRTRTNNIAEISEVLGIEAGRNAIIDEALSTLREQGIEVDVRHIMLVADMMCMEGEVKQIGRHGIAGEKESVLSRAAFEVTVNHLLDAAVANEEDILEGVTENVIVGQPIQLGTGDVKLIANRSS, from the coding sequence ATGGATGCCAAATTCGAGAAAAAGATTGATGCAGCTGATCTTCCTGTAAAGACCAAAAACGATCTTATAAAGTTCCTGTCGGAGAATGACTTCTCCGAGAACCAGTTCAATGAAATAATGAACAGGATCTTTGAAGAGTACGGTAAAACACGTATCGAACCCTGTGAGGCTGTCGGTATCATCGCGGCACAGTCGATTGGAGAGCCGGGTACACAGATGACGATGCGTACTTTCCACTACGCGGGTGTGGCTGAAATCAACGTAACCCTCGGTCTTCCGAGGCTTATCGAGATCATGGATGCGAGGAAGTCTCCTAGCACTCCGACGATGACCATCTTCCTTGAAGAGGGTTACTCGGACAACCGTGACCGTGCCCGTGAAGTAAGCTGGCAGATCGAGGCCGCACACCTGCACGAATTCGGCGACATCAAGACCGATATGGTCGAGATGGTTGTCGAGGTCGTGCTCAACAAGGATGTCTGCAAAAAGAGGAAGATATCTGTCGAAGAGATCATGGACAGGGCTCCGAAAAAGATTCGCGATCGTGCACATTACCGCGATTTCGATTCCGAGGCCGATCCCGAGCATCTTAAGATTACCTTCCTACCGAAGGACCCGGAGAGTTACCAGAACCTCTTCACCCTTGCTGAGTACGTAAGGAACGTAATCGTCCAGGGTATCGACGATATAGAGCGTGTTGTCGTCAGAAAGGAAAACGGAGAGTATATTCTTTATACTGAAGGCTCCAACCTTAAAGGTGTATTTGAGGTCGATGGCGTAGATACTACCCGTACCCGAACAAACAACATTGCTGAAATATCGGAAGTTCTCGGTATTGAAGCAGGCAGAAATGCAATTATCGATGAAGCCCTGAGCACGCTGCGTGAACAGGGTATCGAGGTCGATGTCCGTCATATAATGCTTGTTGCGGATATGATGTGTATGGAAGGTGAAGTCAAGCAGATTGGTCGTCATGGTATTGCCGGGGAGAAGGAGAGTGTGCTTTCACGTGCAGCTTTCGAGGTTACGGTAAACCATCTTCTGGATGCTGCGGTGGCGAATGAAGAGGACATCCTTGAGGGTGTCACTGAGAATGTCATTGTGGGACAGCCGATCCAGCTTGGAACAGGTGATGTGAAGCTGATTGCAAACAGATCATCATAA
- a CDS encoding cation:proton antiporter, whose translation MPESVILSEEGIIILLLAIAIVMSIILRRVKFPYTIGLFIIGFVLAYFIAPNVSFLSPISGYVPNSDLILYIFLPPLIFESAIALNSRLLFKNIVPVLVMAIAGLVISVFVIGLLLSYLTPIPLIYLLVFGALISATDPVAVIALFKDLGVPKRLFTLVEGESLLNDASAIVTFNIIMGIVALQAYSGGASSIEEISVFFTYSLLFSFAGGIFIGSIMAFAIYGTIRASPDHPHLHQTVSLVIAYSAFLVSEAVFDLSGVVAVVAAGIIVNRMTSRRLGPAVREDLYKFWEYIGFLANSMIFLLVGITITSLGEPLIFSWGFVALAGAVIVAVAVARAVSVYGLYSVTNIIERDRSVSRSYQTVIFWGGLRGAVCLALVLSLPKEFPYRDMIAAFTVVVVVFTIIVQGTTTGPLIRFFKLQRPDNVLEFERLWLSVRSANESRKALLGMKDKGYIPADTLDSASSEYDTAVKDLREKFADFWRDCPGGDSIRELFWIKAIEHEQECYRRMYDAGLVSPGVLERLLYDADTRVDKIQSEGIYPSGTRYYSPVLKIGARFKKDISPLFGKLYAGDRKEELLDELFLMYAVSVSASETRDWVLDVADETGSGRTIIDPVVEEYGRMHESAKAGFRSLADSSPGAVNSFYDYLVSGIAISGAKKMLFDMKEEGFFDEKDIEAEISRLRREESRAREKVKEF comes from the coding sequence ATGCCCGAATCCGTCATTCTCAGTGAAGAAGGAATCATCATTCTTCTCCTGGCGATTGCCATAGTCATGTCAATTATACTCCGAAGAGTTAAATTTCCTTACACTATCGGTCTTTTCATAATCGGGTTTGTCCTGGCTTATTTTATTGCACCTAATGTCAGTTTTCTATCTCCTATCTCGGGCTACGTTCCGAACAGTGACTTAATCCTGTATATTTTTCTGCCCCCCCTGATCTTCGAATCGGCGATAGCATTAAATTCGCGGCTCCTTTTTAAGAACATCGTTCCCGTTCTGGTAATGGCGATAGCGGGACTGGTAATATCGGTGTTTGTCATCGGCCTTCTTTTATCTTACCTTACTCCGATCCCTCTGATTTATCTTCTCGTTTTCGGGGCTTTGATATCCGCTACAGATCCCGTCGCAGTAATTGCACTTTTTAAGGATCTGGGCGTTCCGAAAAGACTCTTCACGCTTGTCGAAGGAGAAAGTCTTCTGAATGATGCGTCTGCAATTGTGACATTCAATATTATCATGGGAATTGTTGCACTCCAGGCATATTCCGGGGGTGCATCTTCAATAGAGGAGATATCGGTTTTCTTTACATACTCTCTCCTTTTTTCCTTTGCCGGTGGTATTTTTATCGGGTCGATCATGGCTTTTGCAATATACGGGACGATCAGGGCGTCTCCGGATCATCCCCACCTCCACCAGACCGTCTCGCTCGTGATAGCATATTCGGCTTTTCTTGTATCGGAAGCTGTTTTTGATCTTTCAGGGGTCGTAGCGGTTGTGGCCGCGGGAATTATTGTCAACAGGATGACGTCCAGGAGGCTCGGCCCCGCTGTCCGTGAGGACCTGTATAAATTCTGGGAGTATATCGGATTCCTGGCAAACAGCATGATATTCCTTCTTGTCGGAATAACAATTACCAGTCTTGGTGAACCGTTAATATTTTCATGGGGTTTTGTAGCTCTGGCGGGAGCCGTAATCGTCGCAGTGGCTGTCGCACGGGCGGTATCGGTCTATGGTCTTTATTCGGTTACAAATATTATCGAGAGAGACAGGTCCGTGTCACGATCATACCAGACGGTAATCTTCTGGGGCGGCCTGAGGGGTGCGGTATGTCTTGCGCTTGTACTTTCGCTTCCGAAGGAATTTCCGTATCGCGATATGATAGCGGCATTTACCGTTGTCGTCGTCGTCTTTACAATTATTGTCCAGGGAACGACCACAGGCCCCCTTATCAGATTTTTTAAGCTGCAAAGGCCCGACAACGTCCTTGAGTTCGAGAGGCTGTGGCTTTCGGTCAGGTCGGCTAATGAGAGCAGGAAGGCGCTTTTAGGGATGAAAGATAAGGGATACATTCCGGCTGATACTCTTGATAGTGCATCCTCGGAGTATGATACCGCCGTTAAAGACCTCAGGGAAAAGTTTGCAGATTTCTGGAGGGACTGCCCCGGTGGTGATTCAATCCGCGAACTCTTCTGGATAAAGGCGATCGAGCATGAACAGGAGTGCTACCGGCGTATGTATGATGCGGGACTTGTATCCCCGGGCGTACTTGAACGTCTTCTTTATGACGCCGATACACGCGTGGACAAGATCCAGTCCGAAGGCATCTATCCTTCAGGCACCAGGTATTATTCTCCGGTATTAAAGATTGGTGCACGGTTTAAAAAGGACATTTCACCTTTATTCGGCAAATTATACGCAGGAGATCGAAAGGAGGAACTTCTCGACGAACTTTTCCTGATGTATGCCGTATCCGTTTCCGCTTCCGAAACCCGTGACTGGGTCCTTGATGTTGCCGATGAAACGGGTTCGGGAAGAACAATCATCGATCCTGTTGTCGAGGAGTACGGGAGGATGCACGAATCCGCAAAGGCGGGCTTCAGGTCACTTGCAGACTCCTCCCCTGGAGCGGTTAATTCATTTTATGATTATCTTGTATCGGGGATCGCGATCTCGGGTGCGAAGAAGATGCTTTTCGATATGAAAGAGGAAGGGTTTTTTGATGAAAAGGATATCGAGGCCGAGATATCACGTCTCAGGAGAGAAGAGTCCCGTGCCCGGGAAAAAGTCAAAGAGTTCTGA
- a CDS encoding 50S ribosomal protein L30e: MDFETSLRRAIKSGKVIFGQNETKNSVESGNSKMVIIAGNCPEEFRNYLSEKDIFVYKSNDSSFQLGKTSGNPFMVSALSIEDAGESDILTLKKE, from the coding sequence ATGGATTTTGAAACATCGCTCAGACGCGCAATTAAATCCGGAAAAGTAATTTTCGGTCAAAATGAAACCAAAAACTCCGTAGAGAGTGGAAATTCAAAGATGGTAATTATCGCAGGCAACTGTCCTGAAGAGTTTAGGAATTATCTTTCGGAAAAGGATATTTTCGTATACAAATCAAATGATTCCAGCTTTCAGCTCGGAAAAACATCAGGCAATCCGTTTATGGTAAGTGCTCTTTCAATCGAGGATGCGGGGGAATCCGACATCCTTACTCTTAAGAAGGAATAA
- a CDS encoding cation diffusion facilitator family transporter codes for MPEEKENDLISKRKKEDSVIRKVAFYSLVVNTFLVIVKLYLAWISGSLALEADAINSLIDIFASLALIAGIWLSGLKSNKFPYGLYKIENFVSILIAFLVFLTAWEILINAIYEDSTVLGFSGWVLPAVAGLASVPYLLGTYEVKIGKKYNSPGLIADGKQHKVDVLSTLVVFFALFAQYFGVPVDSIGAIIVAGFIAYSGWEILKDSMKTLLDASIDYKTRDLIKSAINSDPVVICTKELNARNSGRYIFVEAVVNMKKTDLSKAHLASERIESKIRDLVPNVERVVIHYEPKERSFIRYAVPLENRDGDISPHFGEAPYFAILDFNFRDAKLLRKEILQNPAAGLDKQKGMRSAEFLLKYKPDLVFSKQKLTGKSAEYVFESAGVLLKITDADNTSELIEKIEAEMESRKEENS; via the coding sequence ATGCCGGAAGAAAAAGAGAATGATCTGATTTCGAAAAGGAAAAAAGAGGATTCCGTTATCAGGAAAGTCGCCTTTTATTCGCTTGTGGTCAATACTTTCCTTGTAATCGTCAAGCTCTATCTTGCATGGATTTCGGGCAGCCTTGCACTGGAAGCAGATGCAATCAATTCATTAATTGATATTTTCGCTTCCCTCGCCCTGATCGCCGGGATATGGCTTTCAGGTCTTAAAAGCAACAAATTTCCATACGGGCTCTATAAAATCGAGAATTTTGTATCTATCCTTATCGCCTTCCTTGTCTTTTTGACAGCCTGGGAGATCCTGATCAATGCAATATATGAAGACAGTACGGTACTGGGGTTTAGCGGATGGGTGCTGCCGGCGGTTGCAGGACTTGCATCTGTCCCGTATCTCCTGGGAACATATGAAGTTAAAATCGGGAAAAAATATAATTCCCCTGGATTAATTGCGGACGGAAAACAGCATAAGGTCGATGTTCTTTCGACACTGGTTGTATTTTTTGCACTCTTCGCCCAGTATTTCGGAGTTCCGGTGGACAGTATCGGAGCGATAATAGTTGCAGGTTTCATTGCATATTCGGGATGGGAGATCTTAAAGGACAGCATGAAAACTCTTCTTGATGCATCGATTGATTACAAAACAAGGGACCTGATAAAATCCGCAATTAATTCGGACCCGGTCGTGATCTGCACCAAAGAGCTCAACGCCAGAAATTCCGGGCGATATATCTTCGTTGAAGCGGTTGTAAACATGAAAAAAACCGACCTTTCAAAGGCGCATCTTGCGAGTGAAAGGATTGAATCAAAGATTCGCGACCTTGTTCCCAATGTTGAAAGAGTTGTCATACATTATGAGCCAAAGGAGAGAAGCTTCATCCGGTACGCTGTACCTCTTGAGAACAGGGACGGGGATATTAGTCCTCATTTTGGCGAGGCGCCATATTTCGCAATTCTGGATTTCAATTTCAGGGACGCAAAACTGCTGCGAAAAGAAATACTGCAGAATCCGGCTGCCGGATTAGATAAGCAGAAAGGAATGCGTTCTGCAGAATTTTTACTGAAATATAAGCCTGATCTGGTATTTTCCAAACAGAAATTGACCGGCAAATCGGCCGAATATGTCTTTGAGTCCGCCGGAGTTTTGTTGAAGATTACAGATGCGGATAATACCAGTGAATTGATCGAGAAAATTGAGGCTGAGATGGAGAGCAGGAAGGAGGAAAATAGTTAG
- a CDS encoding glutamate synthase-related protein yields MTLYRCNICNVFEYNPKRGDSVTGINPGTDPDEFPEDWRCPICHSNRTHLKEIETHRQPSQTMQIFTCPVCGAKSEISLTEITGPEKSGYLEKWERKTDNIEKDMELIHKISASGEPVTEPMRTKKSVPSWDDIIIAGAQLAKIPKNKDKDVKTATVIGPNAKYPLVIETPIYVTHMSFGALSREMKIALAKGSAAVRTAIGSGEGGILEDERKEAYRYIFEYVPNRYSVSVENLRSADAIEIKIGQSTKPGMGGELPAEKVTEEIAAIRGFPQGTDIISPASFGDIRNRDDLREKVDWLRETSGGRPVGIKIAAGNIEADMKVAVYANPDFITIDGRPGGTGAADVIIKDATSVPTIFALHRARRYLDENGRGDISLVITGGLRLASDFAKAIAMGADAVAIGTAALMAAACQQYRVCNTGECPVGVTTQNPDLRKRLKIEISAKKLENFLKVSTEELKDFARLTGNNDIHDLSIEDLYTTSSEISGNTLIRHV; encoded by the coding sequence ATGACTCTTTATCGCTGCAATATATGCAATGTTTTTGAATACAACCCGAAAAGAGGGGATTCGGTTACAGGCATAAACCCGGGTACGGACCCCGACGAATTCCCGGAAGACTGGAGATGCCCGATCTGCCATTCAAACAGGACGCATCTTAAAGAGATCGAAACTCACAGGCAGCCTTCCCAGACCATGCAGATCTTTACATGCCCGGTCTGCGGTGCAAAGAGCGAGATCAGCCTGACGGAGATAACAGGGCCTGAAAAGTCAGGATATCTTGAAAAATGGGAACGAAAGACCGATAATATCGAGAAAGATATGGAGCTCATCCATAAGATCTCGGCATCGGGAGAACCTGTAACAGAGCCGATGAGAACAAAGAAGAGCGTTCCTTCGTGGGACGATATCATAATCGCGGGAGCCCAGCTTGCAAAAATTCCCAAAAACAAAGACAAAGACGTAAAGACTGCAACCGTAATAGGGCCCAATGCAAAATATCCCCTGGTAATTGAGACACCAATATACGTAACTCACATGTCGTTCGGGGCCCTTTCACGGGAGATGAAGATCGCTCTCGCAAAGGGAAGTGCGGCAGTTAGAACGGCAATCGGCTCGGGCGAAGGAGGAATTCTCGAAGACGAACGAAAGGAGGCATACAGGTACATCTTCGAGTATGTCCCCAACCGGTACAGCGTCAGCGTGGAAAATCTCAGGTCCGCTGATGCAATCGAGATAAAGATAGGCCAGTCGACAAAACCGGGAATGGGAGGAGAACTTCCGGCCGAAAAGGTTACCGAAGAGATTGCCGCGATAAGAGGATTTCCCCAGGGAACCGACATCATAAGCCCCGCCTCCTTCGGCGACATCAGGAACAGGGATGACCTGAGGGAGAAAGTCGACTGGCTCAGGGAGACCTCCGGGGGACGGCCGGTCGGGATAAAAATTGCCGCAGGAAACATAGAGGCCGATATGAAGGTTGCAGTATACGCAAACCCGGATTTTATTACGATCGACGGAAGACCCGGCGGGACGGGAGCCGCGGACGTGATCATCAAGGACGCCACATCGGTTCCAACCATATTCGCCCTTCACAGGGCCAGGAGATATCTCGATGAAAACGGAAGAGGGGATATCTCCCTTGTGATCACAGGAGGACTGAGACTTGCATCCGATTTCGCCAAAGCGATAGCCATGGGTGCAGACGCCGTCGCAATAGGAACCGCCGCCCTCATGGCAGCGGCCTGCCAGCAGTACAGGGTCTGCAATACAGGCGAATGTCCCGTGGGAGTTACGACACAGAATCCCGATCTCAGGAAAAGACTTAAAATAGAGATATCCGCAAAAAAGCTCGAAAACTTCCTTAAGGTATCGACAGAAGAGCTGAAGGATTTTGCAAGACTGACCGGCAACAACGATATACACGATCTCTCGATTGAGGATCTATATACTACAAGTTCTGAAATTTCAGGGAATACCCTGATAAGGCACGTATAA
- a CDS encoding pyrroline-5-carboxylate reductase family protein, whose protein sequence is MSRIGIIGTGSMGSMLTRKFIESGKVSPGDVFIYNRTPEKMNDLVNNYGAIGCAGNGEVAGRSDIIFLCVGPDEVKDVLPEIRPFLDGKKLIVSIVSDVPLKKLSELSGVNVVRVIPSITSEYGAGVSVLVFGEEVPQFAREEILSLFGSISRSYVTTEDKISLLSDLTSSSPAIIASIMQQYALAGVRRGGISIEDAEFLVRETFTGTAKLLSGNDYDFSSLISGVATEGGITAEGLDVIEKEIPEVFDNVLSRMSEKHLRVEENSL, encoded by the coding sequence ATGTCTCGTATCGGTATAATCGGAACCGGCAGCATGGGGAGTATGCTTACACGCAAGTTTATCGAATCAGGGAAGGTTTCTCCCGGCGATGTTTTTATTTACAACAGGACGCCGGAAAAGATGAACGATCTGGTAAATAATTACGGGGCAATCGGGTGTGCCGGAAACGGCGAGGTCGCCGGGAGATCGGATATCATATTTCTTTGTGTCGGGCCTGACGAAGTAAAAGATGTCCTTCCTGAAATCCGGCCTTTTCTTGATGGGAAAAAACTTATTGTCTCGATTGTATCTGATGTCCCGTTAAAAAAACTCTCGGAATTGTCGGGTGTTAATGTCGTGAGGGTTATTCCGAGCATCACTTCGGAATACGGGGCAGGCGTATCTGTTCTGGTATTCGGGGAAGAAGTGCCGCAGTTTGCCAGGGAAGAGATATTATCCCTCTTCGGTTCAATTAGCAGGTCTTATGTAACAACGGAAGACAAGATTTCATTGTTGTCGGATCTTACGAGCAGTTCGCCGGCGATAATTGCCTCGATCATGCAGCAGTATGCACTTGCCGGAGTCCGGAGAGGCGGAATATCGATAGAAGATGCAGAATTCCTGGTCCGGGAGACATTTACCGGAACCGCAAAACTGTTATCCGGGAATGATTATGATTTCAGTTCCCTTATATCGGGGGTAGCTACTGAAGGTGGTATCACCGCCGAAGGTCTGGATGTCATAGAAAAGGAGATCCCCGAAGTCTTTGACAATGTCCTTTCGAGGATGTCTGAAAAGCATCTTCGGGTTGAAGAGAACTCCCTGTAA
- a CDS encoding DUF5320 domain-containing protein: MPDIKTKVSLYFPKDLFKKFEKLRIEKEKQLGVTISKNELALKLISDAIGNSEKENEIGVYEPNSVYPGIKNDIRTLEEKVDSLEDELKQLKKELNNPK; this comes from the coding sequence ATGCCTGATATTAAGACAAAAGTGTCCTTATATTTTCCAAAGGATTTGTTTAAGAAATTTGAAAAGCTGAGAATCGAGAAAGAGAAGCAGTTAGGAGTAACTATATCGAAGAATGAATTAGCTCTTAAATTGATCTCCGATGCCATAGGCAATTCGGAAAAAGAGAATGAAATAGGAGTTTATGAGCCGAATTCGGTTTATCCCGGAATTAAGAATGATATCAGGACCCTTGAAGAAAAAGTCGATTCCCTGGAAGATGAACTCAAACAGTTGAAAAAAGAATTGAATAATCCAAAATAA
- a CDS encoding flavodoxin family protein — MKILGTGGSPRKGGNTDIILKEILRGAGDAGHETEAVFLRDYTINSCTGCEKCRKDLTCTRFNDGMNLIYPKIEEADVMILASPVYNYNVTAIMKSFIDRLYPYYIFSDDRPRKYTSRLMDRKRLAVVFSVCEQTDSREMGFAEEAMSRPLEALGYQIYLSFPICGFFDRKAVLGDENILKEVYLMGKNLPDR; from the coding sequence ATGAAGATCCTCGGCACAGGCGGAAGCCCGAGAAAAGGAGGTAATACAGATATAATCCTGAAAGAGATCCTTCGGGGTGCAGGAGACGCCGGCCACGAAACAGAGGCCGTCTTTCTCCGGGATTACACAATCAATTCATGCACCGGCTGCGAGAAGTGCAGGAAGGATTTGACATGCACACGGTTCAACGACGGAATGAACCTGATATACCCGAAGATCGAAGAAGCCGATGTAATGATACTCGCATCCCCGGTATATAACTACAATGTCACGGCCATTATGAAATCCTTCATCGACCGCCTTTATCCCTATTATATATTTTCAGATGACCGGCCAAGAAAATACACCTCAAGACTCATGGACAGGAAAAGATTAGCGGTAGTCTTTTCGGTCTGCGAGCAGACCGACTCAAGAGAAATGGGATTTGCAGAAGAGGCTATGTCAAGACCGCTTGAGGCACTGGGCTACCAGATATACCTTTCATTTCCAATATGCGGATTTTTTGACAGGAAAGCGGTTCTTGGAGATGAAAATATCCTGAAGGAAGTGTATTTGATGGGCAAAAATCTTCCGGACAGGTGA
- a CDS encoding NusA-like transcription termination signal-binding factor, which produces MSEIVLNERALQLMKSFEDITGAGSRDCVVDEKNERLIFVINPGDMGRAIGKSGVSIKKASDELGKKIEVVEFSNDPVQFIKNCFLPARVISVDIRENAEGEFEAFVDVEEEDMGIAIGKGGKNIFKANKLAERQHDIANVQIITNAEDEEAGDLA; this is translated from the coding sequence ATGTCAGAGATTGTACTCAATGAAAGGGCACTTCAGCTGATGAAGAGCTTCGAAGACATCACAGGTGCGGGAAGCCGCGACTGTGTTGTCGACGAAAAGAATGAGCGCTTAATCTTCGTTATCAATCCCGGTGACATGGGCCGTGCGATCGGCAAGAGCGGTGTCAGCATCAAGAAGGCATCCGATGAGCTGGGGAAGAAGATCGAGGTTGTCGAATTTTCGAACGACCCCGTTCAGTTTATCAAGAACTGCTTCCTTCCTGCAAGGGTTATCTCCGTTGACATAAGGGAGAACGCGGAAGGAGAGTTCGAAGCTTTCGTCGATGTGGAAGAAGAGGATATGGGTATCGCCATCGGAAAAGGGGGAAAGAATATTTTCAAGGCGAACAAGCTTGCCGAAAGGCAGCACGACATAGCCAACGTCCAGATTATTACGAATGCCGAAGATGAAGAAGCCGGGGATCTGGCTTAA